A single Prevotella sp. E15-22 DNA region contains:
- the pyrE gene encoding orotate phosphoribosyltransferase, whose amino-acid sequence MDIKKQFAQKLMDIKAIKLQPNDPFTWASGWKSPIYTDNRKTLGHPSLRSFVKLELCHVIQENFPEADAVAGVATGAIAQGALVAEELGLPYCYVRPKPKDHGMGNQVEGEIKKGSKVIVVEDLISTGGSSLKAVAALREYGVEVIGMVASFTYGFPVAEEAFREAGVKLITLSNYDAVIEQAAETGYIKEEEKAVLAEWRKDPSVWGI is encoded by the coding sequence ATGGATATTAAGAAACAATTCGCACAGAAGCTGATGGACATCAAAGCCATCAAACTGCAACCCAACGACCCATTCACATGGGCAAGCGGCTGGAAATCACCCATTTATACAGACAACAGAAAGACTTTGGGACACCCTAGTCTGCGTTCGTTCGTAAAGTTGGAGCTCTGTCATGTCATTCAGGAGAACTTCCCTGAGGCTGATGCTGTGGCAGGTGTAGCCACTGGTGCCATTGCACAGGGTGCATTGGTAGCCGAAGAATTGGGTCTGCCCTACTGCTATGTTCGTCCGAAGCCGAAAGATCACGGCATGGGCAACCAGGTGGAAGGCGAGATAAAGAAGGGCTCGAAGGTGATTGTGGTAGAAGATTTGATTTCTACCGGTGGCAGCAGTCTGAAGGCTGTGGCTGCTCTGCGTGAATATGGTGTAGAGGTCATCGGCATGGTGGCTTCGTTCACATATGGTTTTCCTGTGGCAGAAGAGGCTTTCCGCGAGGCAGGCGTTAAACTGATCACCCTGAGCAATTACGATGCTGTTATTGAGCAGGCTGCCGAAACCGGCTACATCAAGGAAGAAGAGAAGGCCGTGCTGGCTGAATGGAGAAAGGATCCCAGCGTTTGGGGAATATAA
- the prmC gene encoding peptide chain release factor N(5)-glutamine methyltransferase, producing MTYNELWRQLTQVYDDYEAKAIARMVYEIRFGLMPSDLFIGKDTQLSTDNQELLTEIAQRLLTGEPVQYVLGEAEFGGRTFHVEPGVLIPRPETYELCQWITKDRKLTKEDGKNLSILDIGTGSGCIACTLAADIPNTQVSAWDISEEALRIAAENARRIGVKVNFEKRDILDDIPTIYERPCHDLVTTLSRSCHEFDIIVSNPPYICEKERATMERNVLEHEPELALFVPDDDPLLFYRAIARHAAKTLKPRGTLYFEINPLYINEMQQMLSEEGFSHTEIRNDQFGKQRFTKSWQ from the coding sequence ATGACTTACAATGAATTATGGCGCCAGTTGACGCAGGTCTATGATGACTACGAAGCAAAGGCTATTGCCCGTATGGTGTACGAGATTCGCTTCGGACTAATGCCATCCGACTTATTCATCGGCAAAGATACACAATTATCCACAGACAACCAAGAACTCTTAACGGAAATTGCACAACGCCTACTGACGGGGGAGCCAGTACAATACGTGCTAGGCGAAGCAGAGTTTGGCGGGAGGACCTTTCACGTGGAGCCGGGTGTATTGATTCCCAGACCCGAGACTTACGAGCTGTGTCAGTGGATAACTAAAGACAGGAAATTGACAAAGGAAGACGGGAAAAACCTTTCCATCCTTGACATAGGCACAGGCAGCGGGTGTATTGCTTGTACACTAGCTGCTGACATCCCTAATACCCAAGTTTCAGCATGGGACATCAGCGAGGAAGCCTTGCGAATAGCAGCAGAGAATGCAAGAAGAATTGGGGTAAAAGTAAATTTCGAGAAACGGGATATATTGGACGATATACCCACGATATACGAAAGACCTTGTCACGACCTTGTCACGACCTTGTCACGATCTTGCCACGAATTCGATATTATTGTGAGCAATCCACCATATATCTGCGAAAAGGAACGCGCAACGATGGAACGCAATGTGCTGGAGCATGAACCAGAATTAGCACTCTTCGTGCCTGACGACGATCCTCTGCTATTCTATCGCGCCATTGCACGACATGCAGCAAAGACACTGAAGCCAAGAGGAACACTGTATTTCGAGATTAATCCTTTATATATCAACGAGATGCAACAGATGCTTAGCGAAGAGGGCTTCTCACACACTGAAATAAGAAACGACCAATTCGGCAAACAACGATTCACGAAATCATGGCAATAA
- a CDS encoding RNase H family protein translates to MQNPPDYRHDTVLPLPLEVRADAWAVDAACSGNPGPMEYQAIDLQTGAQVFHFGPVKGTNNIGEFLAIVHALALCWQKGLHDKVIYSDSYNAILWVNKRQCKTKLERTPQTEQLYQIIQRAENWLRTHNFRNPIIKWETSKWGEVPADFGRK, encoded by the coding sequence ATGCAGAACCCTCCCGACTATAGACACGACACCGTACTGCCCTTGCCTCTTGAGGTAAGGGCAGATGCGTGGGCTGTGGATGCTGCTTGCAGCGGCAATCCCGGTCCCATGGAATATCAGGCTATTGACCTACAGACGGGCGCGCAGGTGTTTCATTTCGGTCCAGTGAAGGGAACAAACAACATTGGCGAGTTTCTGGCGATTGTTCACGCCCTGGCGCTCTGTTGGCAGAAAGGATTGCACGACAAGGTTATCTACTCGGATTCGTACAACGCTATTCTATGGGTAAACAAGCGCCAATGCAAGACAAAACTGGAACGCACCCCACAAACGGAACAGCTCTATCAGATTATTCAGCGCGCAGAGAATTGGCTGCGCACGCATAACTTTCGCAATCCCATCATTAAATGGGAGACGAGCAAGTGGGGCGAAGTTCCTGCCGACTTCGGAAGGAAATAA
- a CDS encoding regulatory protein RecX — protein sequence MAIKKEMTGRQAYQKLTDLCARSEHCQQEMLEKMRQWGVSEEEQAQVMERLVQERYVDDERFARAFIYDKIRYNKWGRRKVEQALWLKHIDDSIGKPLLDEVDDEEYLKNLRPMLKQKRKGIKASSEYEATMKLIRYALSRGFTMDIIKQCIEVEDEDEFSE from the coding sequence ATGGCAATAAAGAAGGAAATGACGGGCCGCCAGGCCTATCAAAAACTGACAGACTTATGCGCCCGCAGCGAACACTGCCAACAGGAGATGCTGGAGAAGATGCGGCAATGGGGCGTCAGCGAAGAGGAACAGGCTCAGGTGATGGAGCGCCTTGTTCAGGAACGATATGTGGACGACGAGCGCTTTGCCCGCGCTTTTATATACGACAAGATTCGCTACAACAAATGGGGGCGAAGGAAGGTAGAGCAGGCACTATGGCTGAAGCACATTGACGACAGCATAGGGAAACCGCTTTTGGACGAGGTAGACGATGAGGAATACTTGAAGAATCTTAGACCAATGCTGAAGCAAAAGCGCAAAGGCATCAAGGCAAGCAGCGAATATGAGGCGACGATGAAACTTATCAGATACGCCCTGAGTCGCGGCTTTACGATGGATATTATCAAGCAGTGTATAGAGGTGGAAGATGAAGACGAGTTTTCTGAGTGA
- the ribD gene encoding bifunctional diaminohydroxyphosphoribosylaminopyrimidine deaminase/5-amino-6-(5-phosphoribosylamino)uracil reductase RibD gives MEIDQISLDKKYMHRCLQLALNGQQNAKPNPMVGAVIVANNRVIGEGYHVRCGQGHAEVNAFASVRAEDEPLLKESTMYVSLEPCSHYGKTPPCADLIIKKGVKRVVVGCIDEFAEVQGRGIQKLRDAGIDVTVGVLEAECKAMNRRFFTFHRLHRPYIILKWAQTANGFLDDNGRALAISSPFTQMLSHKLRAQEDAILVGRVTDDREHPLLTVRHWVGPDPKRLVIDHQHPLNLESLHAHHVQSLIVEGGRKTLESFLAQDLWDEIRVETNLGLTVAGGTRAPHLPAHVKVISQQVYDENIIVNYEK, from the coding sequence ATGGAAATCGACCAAATTTCTTTGGATAAAAAATACATGCATCGCTGCTTACAGTTGGCTCTTAACGGACAGCAGAATGCAAAGCCAAACCCTATGGTTGGCGCAGTGATTGTGGCAAATAATCGTGTGATTGGCGAAGGCTATCATGTGCGTTGCGGACAGGGTCATGCCGAGGTAAATGCTTTTGCTAGCGTGCGTGCTGAGGATGAGCCGTTGTTAAAGGAGTCCACGATGTATGTGTCGTTGGAGCCTTGCTCTCATTATGGCAAGACACCTCCCTGTGCCGATTTGATCATCAAAAAAGGCGTTAAGCGTGTGGTCGTTGGTTGCATCGACGAGTTTGCCGAGGTGCAGGGTAGGGGCATCCAGAAGTTGCGCGATGCCGGCATCGACGTGACTGTAGGTGTTCTTGAAGCCGAGTGTAAGGCAATGAATCGCCGTTTCTTTACGTTCCATCGCCTGCATCGTCCGTACATCATCCTTAAATGGGCTCAGACAGCCAATGGTTTCTTGGACGACAATGGACGAGCATTGGCCATCTCATCACCCTTTACCCAGATGCTCAGTCATAAACTGCGAGCCCAAGAGGATGCTATCCTTGTAGGACGTGTTACCGACGACCGTGAACACCCGCTGCTCACCGTACGTCATTGGGTTGGACCTGATCCCAAAAGACTTGTCATCGACCATCAACATCCTCTAAACCTCGAGTCTTTACATGCTCATCATGTGCAGTCGCTCATCGTTGAGGGTGGCAGAAAGACACTTGAGTCATTCCTGGCTCAAGACTTGTGGGATGAAATTCGCGTGGAAACGAATCTGGGGTTGACGGTTGCTGGTGGCACTCGTGCACCGCATTTGCCGGCCCACGTAAAAGTGATATCGCAACAGGTGTATGATGAGAACATCATTGTGAATTACGAAAAATAA
- a CDS encoding ComF family protein, translating into MKTSFLSELLDLISPRQCEVCNNRLAPDEPLLCASCMKELPVTPFRETPYDNDMARHFWGQFPIEKASAWVFFNSHSYISSLVYEPKYHGKREQGEIIGELMAQYHQSFHFFDDIDVIIPLPISTKRSWQRGYNQSNLLAHGISLRTGITVDNEVVKRNTFVKSQTHLSPTERRENVRDAFQLINEERIKGKHLLLVDDVVTTGATIIACAQELAKAEGVRISVLSVGFTKD; encoded by the coding sequence ATGAAGACGAGTTTTCTGAGTGAACTATTAGACCTTATTTCGCCACGCCAATGTGAGGTCTGTAACAACAGGTTGGCACCTGACGAGCCACTGCTCTGTGCTTCTTGTATGAAGGAGCTACCTGTGACACCTTTCAGGGAAACGCCCTACGACAACGACATGGCACGACACTTCTGGGGGCAATTCCCCATCGAGAAGGCATCTGCATGGGTGTTCTTCAACAGTCATTCCTACATCAGTTCGCTGGTTTACGAACCTAAGTATCACGGCAAGAGGGAGCAAGGAGAAATAATTGGAGAACTCATGGCTCAGTATCACCAATCATTTCATTTCTTCGATGACATCGACGTCATCATTCCTCTCCCCATCTCAACAAAAAGAAGTTGGCAACGCGGCTATAACCAAAGTAACCTATTGGCCCATGGCATTAGTCTCAGAACTGGAATCACCGTGGACAACGAGGTGGTGAAGCGAAACACATTTGTGAAGAGTCAGACGCACCTGTCACCAACAGAGCGACGGGAGAATGTGAGAGACGCCTTCCAACTAATAAACGAGGAGAGAATAAAAGGCAAGCATTTGCTTCTTGTTGACGATGTTGTGACGACGGGAGCCACAATCATTGCCTGTGCTCAGGAACTGGCTAAGGCAGAAGGAGTACGTATCAGCGTTCTATCTGTAGGGTTTACAAAAGACTAA
- a CDS encoding SRPBCC family protein has product MKKFESSIKQIPYSQEAVYRNISDLSNLERVRDRIPEDKVKDFSFDHDSVSINVPPVGQITLKIVEREEPKCVKFETVQSPMPFNLWIQVLPVNDNASKMKITVKADIPFMLAAMVNGPIQDGVEKIADALAQVPYV; this is encoded by the coding sequence ATGAAGAAATTCGAAAGTAGCATTAAGCAGATTCCATATTCACAGGAGGCCGTCTACCGCAATATCAGCGATTTGAGTAACCTCGAACGCGTACGCGATCGCATCCCCGAGGATAAGGTGAAGGATTTCTCGTTCGACCATGACTCGGTGAGCATCAACGTGCCACCCGTGGGACAGATAACACTGAAGATTGTGGAGCGTGAAGAACCTAAGTGCGTGAAGTTCGAGACGGTACAGTCGCCCATGCCCTTTAATCTCTGGATTCAGGTACTGCCCGTCAATGATAACGCATCGAAGATGAAAATCACAGTAAAGGCCGACATCCCCTTTATGCTGGCAGCTATGGTTAACGGTCCCATTCAGGACGGCGTGGAGAAGATTGCCGATGCACTGGCACAGGTTCCTTATGTTTAA
- the argS gene encoding arginine--tRNA ligase, which translates to MNIETLISQAAGEAVKALYGMEASEKMLQLQKTRSEFEGNLTLVVFPFVKAAKKSPEQTAQEIGQYLVDNCSAVEKFNVVKGFLNLSIGEGAWLQLLQAMDQDDHFGMKQATDESPLVMIEYSSPNTNKPLHLGHVRNNLLGWSLAQIMEANGNKVVKTNIVNDRGIHICKSMLAWLKYGNGETPESSGKKGDHLIGDYYVAFDKHYREEVKELVAQGMDEEKAKQEAPLIKEAHEMLVKWENNDPEVRALWEKMNNWVYAGFDETYKKMGVGFDKIYYESQTYLKGKAKVEEGLAKGLFERHKDNSVWADLTNEGLDQKLLLRSDGTSVYMTQDIGTAEMRFKDYPIDKMIYVVGNEQNYHFQVLSILLDRLGFKWGKELVHFSYGMVELPNGKMKSREGTVVDADDLMALMVEDAYKTSMELGKFDDMTEEERREIARIVGMGALKYFILKVDARKNMLFNPEESIDFNGNTGPFIQYTYARIRSILRKAPETLENPGTPELSSKEIELIQKMSEFGAAVEQAGKDYSPSGIANYCYELTKVFNQFYHDFSILNEPDEQKKAVRLMLAKNVAKIIKNGMGLLGIEVPERM; encoded by the coding sequence ATGAATATCGAGACACTGATAAGTCAAGCCGCAGGCGAGGCCGTGAAGGCGCTCTACGGCATGGAGGCAAGCGAAAAGATGTTGCAGCTGCAGAAGACACGCAGCGAGTTTGAGGGTAACCTGACGCTGGTGGTCTTCCCCTTTGTGAAGGCTGCCAAGAAATCGCCAGAGCAGACGGCTCAGGAGATTGGTCAGTATCTGGTCGACAACTGCTCGGCCGTGGAGAAGTTCAACGTAGTAAAGGGATTCCTGAACCTGAGCATAGGTGAAGGTGCATGGCTGCAGTTGCTGCAGGCTATGGACCAGGATGACCACTTCGGTATGAAACAGGCCACCGATGAAAGTCCCTTGGTAATGATTGAATACTCTTCACCCAACACCAACAAGCCTCTGCACCTTGGTCATGTGCGCAACAACCTGCTGGGCTGGTCGCTGGCTCAGATCATGGAAGCCAACGGCAACAAGGTGGTGAAGACGAACATCGTGAACGACCGCGGTATTCATATCTGTAAGTCGATGCTGGCTTGGTTGAAGTACGGCAATGGCGAGACTCCCGAATCATCTGGCAAGAAGGGTGACCATCTGATTGGCGACTACTATGTAGCTTTCGACAAGCACTACCGCGAAGAGGTGAAAGAACTCGTGGCTCAGGGCATGGACGAGGAAAAGGCCAAGCAGGAGGCTCCGTTGATTAAGGAAGCCCACGAGATGCTGGTGAAATGGGAGAACAACGATCCTGAGGTACGCGCTCTGTGGGAGAAGATGAACAACTGGGTATATGCCGGTTTCGACGAGACCTACAAGAAGATGGGCGTTGGTTTCGATAAGATTTACTACGAGAGCCAGACCTACCTGAAGGGTAAGGCCAAGGTAGAAGAGGGACTCGCCAAGGGTCTCTTCGAGCGCCACAAGGACAACTCAGTATGGGCCGACCTGACCAACGAGGGCTTGGACCAGAAGTTGCTGCTACGTTCTGATGGAACCTCAGTATACATGACACAGGACATCGGTACTGCTGAGATGCGTTTCAAGGACTATCCCATTGACAAGATGATTTATGTGGTGGGTAACGAACAGAACTATCACTTCCAGGTGCTCTCTATTCTGCTGGATCGCCTAGGCTTCAAGTGGGGTAAGGAGTTGGTTCACTTCTCTTATGGCATGGTAGAATTGCCCAACGGTAAGATGAAGAGTCGTGAAGGCACGGTGGTGGATGCCGACGACCTGATGGCACTGATGGTAGAAGATGCCTATAAGACCTCTATGGAACTGGGTAAGTTTGACGATATGACTGAAGAGGAACGTCGCGAAATTGCCCGCATCGTGGGTATGGGTGCCCTTAAGTACTTCATCCTGAAGGTGGATGCTCGCAAGAACATGCTGTTTAACCCCGAAGAGAGTATTGATTTCAACGGTAACACCGGTCCTTTCATCCAGTATACCTACGCTCGTATCCGCTCAATCCTCCGCAAGGCTCCAGAAACTCTGGAAAATCCAGGTACTCCGGAACTCTCCAGCAAAGAGATCGAGCTCATTCAGAAGATGTCTGAGTTTGGCGCTGCCGTGGAACAGGCTGGTAAGGACTATAGTCCCAGTGGCATTGCCAACTACTGCTATGAGTTGACGAAGGTATTCAACCAGTTCTATCACGACTTCAGCATCCTCAACGAACCCGATGAGCAGAAAAAGGCTGTCCGCCTGATGCTGGCAAAGAACGTAGCGAAGATCATCAAGAACGGTATGGGTCTGCTGGGTATCGAGGTACCCGAACGCATGTAA
- a CDS encoding choice-of-anchor J domain-containing protein encodes MLTLPGYAQHAARTNNAATGWFITPKPLTPDAVKAAKAAMAKASAKKSPLKGAASTGEIVDEHGIITSPAEGEMLTYLRSGYSYFSRSQQVAVGEQYGTVTIVECSDGTVYIKDPLAYNPAETWVKGHKDGNTITVPTKQPIFYSTNSHETFSLRWGLKNANGTYTVADDHADVFTFTIEGNTIRLEGTSADGYFMGQFYDDEDHTFSRYGDFETVWTKLVVNTQIDQLPYAPSFSDLADQSAFTILDVNNDGSTWKFNSGGYAQYSYNGSNPGDDWLITPAIKLEAGKAYRLAFNTWASYYPERIEVKMGVDKTAEAMTQSVIAPTDVTWKSDDIKMLENKLITVDVDGYYYFGLHAISDKDEYFLHVNDLVVEESASLAGPDVVTNFIVVPTENKLEATISFTAPTKTVAGDDLTENLTKVDVLRDGEVIKTFEDVAPGTELSYVDKDRALTIGAYSYQVVAYNAAGKGLTSDAITAHISVVFEVPYVADFSNEETFNQFQVIDANNDHATWKWEDMAKYAFCEHHDTNAANDYLVSLPIHLEARKHYVVTANVNAFGYGHEERFEVVLGRAASASSLTMKLIQPTVITSEFATDYEATFTVPVEGNYYIAIHGISDAAKYFLVAHGLSVTKGVEPTAPAAVSGFTATAGAKGALEVNLAFTTPTKTAEDNDLEGIMSVDIYRNGNVVKTFNDVAPNTALSWKDENVGNAKTYTYQVVASNANGAGAKSEAVEVYVGYDVPAAVDNVVAQDQFTNILFSWDAVGDAGPKGNYVDPAQVTYKAWTVEIESYMNMQIPVLQEMIGEVTGQTSLAAPYNTMEGSQALKYFAIQPTNKSGEGEESYTAFLVGKPYTLPFAESFQNQALHYFWSSNAALLVSQDAADADGVALELLSEERGSACLESGKIDIKNTENPTLLFNAKSSNISVVSVLGAKDGGEFQLLQVANLTSGYNTFKVSLANLKDAEKYVQFRFLIRYMNPCTLDENGNIVAKGDFVTMDNIRVVDLYDHDVEVVLDAPASVVAGNTAKVKMNVKNNAENAAAGLTLTLTAGQKELLSKTFEAPLAAFSSATVETVFPTSVFDEAGDVVLKAEVSYADDLNQNNNVDETIITVVDPAVAAPADLLAQQVNDNTVTLSWSTPISSADVMTESFEDGLGGFTMIDADGDGCNWTHHVNVEGQSGHFSTTTGNGSVYSESYSNDTNSALTPDNWLVTPAVKLTGTFKFWACGQDKNYADEHFAVFVSTTSATDPTAFTKVSNEFVATSAMKEYSVDLSAYNGQAGYIAIRHYNVSDKFCLVVDDVTYTPADFAPISYNIYVDAAQVANVAENSADLKNLICGNHVFAVTAVYANGVESKPVMQTLDVVNAINDIVSNGKPFTIYTVDGKLINRQAANMKGIYIVNSKKVLTK; translated from the coding sequence ATGCTAACATTACCAGGTTATGCCCAGCATGCTGCCAGAACTAATAACGCAGCAACTGGGTGGTTTATCACACCAAAACCATTGACCCCCGACGCTGTCAAGGCCGCCAAGGCTGCCATGGCCAAGGCTTCCGCCAAGAAGTCGCCGCTCAAGGGGGCTGCATCTACTGGAGAAATAGTAGATGAGCATGGTATTATCACGAGTCCTGCCGAAGGCGAAATGCTGACCTACCTTCGTTCGGGCTATTCCTACTTTTCGCGGAGTCAGCAAGTAGCTGTTGGCGAGCAGTATGGAACCGTGACCATCGTGGAGTGCAGTGATGGTACGGTTTACATTAAGGATCCTCTGGCTTATAATCCTGCTGAGACATGGGTGAAGGGTCATAAGGATGGTAACACCATTACTGTGCCTACCAAGCAGCCTATCTTCTATTCCACCAACAGTCACGAGACATTCAGTCTGCGTTGGGGCTTGAAGAATGCCAATGGAACTTACACCGTAGCCGACGACCATGCCGATGTCTTTACCTTTACCATTGAAGGTAATACCATCCGTTTGGAGGGCACTTCTGCCGATGGTTATTTCATGGGGCAGTTTTATGACGATGAGGACCATACCTTCTCACGTTATGGCGATTTTGAGACGGTATGGACAAAACTAGTTGTCAACACGCAGATTGACCAGTTGCCCTACGCCCCTTCTTTCTCAGACCTTGCTGATCAGTCGGCTTTCACCATTCTCGATGTGAATAACGATGGCAGTACCTGGAAATTCAATTCTGGTGGCTATGCGCAGTATTCATATAATGGTTCTAACCCTGGTGATGACTGGCTCATTACTCCAGCCATAAAGTTGGAGGCAGGTAAGGCTTATCGTTTAGCCTTTAACACCTGGGCCAGTTACTACCCAGAACGTATTGAGGTAAAGATGGGTGTTGACAAAACCGCTGAGGCTATGACACAGTCGGTTATTGCTCCCACAGATGTTACATGGAAGAGTGATGACATCAAGATGCTGGAGAACAAACTCATCACTGTTGATGTCGATGGCTATTATTATTTTGGCCTCCACGCTATCTCTGACAAGGATGAATATTTCCTGCATGTCAACGACCTTGTTGTCGAAGAGAGTGCTTCTTTGGCTGGTCCCGATGTGGTGACTAACTTTATCGTGGTTCCCACAGAGAATAAATTAGAGGCCACCATCAGCTTCACTGCTCCAACAAAGACCGTTGCTGGAGATGATCTAACAGAGAATCTTACGAAGGTTGATGTCCTACGTGATGGTGAGGTAATTAAGACCTTCGAGGATGTTGCTCCCGGCACAGAACTGAGCTATGTAGACAAAGACAGAGCATTGACTATTGGTGCCTATAGCTATCAGGTTGTTGCCTACAATGCTGCTGGCAAGGGCTTGACAAGTGATGCTATCACCGCTCATATCTCTGTGGTGTTCGAGGTGCCTTATGTGGCTGACTTCTCAAACGAAGAGACTTTTAACCAGTTCCAGGTTATTGACGCTAATAACGACCATGCCACCTGGAAATGGGAGGATATGGCAAAATACGCTTTCTGTGAACACCATGATACCAATGCCGCCAACGACTATCTTGTATCGCTACCCATTCATCTGGAGGCACGCAAACATTATGTCGTTACGGCTAATGTTAATGCTTTTGGCTATGGACATGAAGAACGTTTCGAAGTGGTGCTTGGCAGAGCTGCTTCAGCTTCGAGTCTGACCATGAAACTCATTCAGCCTACTGTTATCACCTCTGAGTTTGCTACCGATTATGAGGCAACCTTTACTGTGCCCGTAGAAGGCAATTATTATATTGCCATCCATGGCATCAGTGATGCTGCCAAGTATTTCCTTGTGGCTCATGGTTTGTCTGTTACCAAGGGCGTTGAGCCCACTGCTCCTGCTGCTGTGTCTGGCTTTACTGCTACAGCAGGTGCCAAGGGCGCTCTGGAGGTGAACCTCGCCTTTACGACACCTACAAAGACTGCTGAAGATAACGACCTTGAGGGTATTATGTCCGTGGATATCTATCGTAATGGCAATGTGGTGAAGACCTTCAATGATGTGGCTCCTAATACCGCGCTTAGCTGGAAGGACGAGAATGTGGGTAATGCAAAAACCTATACTTATCAGGTTGTTGCCTCTAATGCTAATGGTGCAGGTGCTAAAAGTGAGGCTGTAGAGGTGTATGTCGGTTATGATGTGCCTGCTGCTGTCGACAACGTGGTTGCTCAGGATCAGTTTACTAACATCCTTTTCTCGTGGGATGCTGTAGGTGATGCAGGTCCAAAGGGAAACTATGTGGACCCGGCTCAGGTCACCTATAAGGCTTGGACTGTTGAGATTGAGTCTTATATGAATATGCAGATTCCTGTATTGCAGGAGATGATAGGGGAGGTGACAGGTCAAACTAGTCTTGCAGCCCCCTACAACACCATGGAAGGTTCACAGGCACTGAAGTATTTTGCTATTCAGCCTACAAACAAGAGTGGCGAAGGCGAGGAGAGCTATACAGCCTTCTTGGTAGGTAAGCCTTATACATTGCCATTTGCAGAGAGTTTCCAAAATCAGGCGTTGCATTATTTCTGGTCATCAAACGCTGCTCTGTTGGTGTCGCAGGATGCTGCCGATGCTGATGGCGTAGCTCTTGAACTGTTGTCGGAGGAGAGAGGCAGTGCTTGCCTCGAGTCTGGTAAGATTGATATTAAGAATACCGAGAACCCCACACTTCTTTTCAATGCTAAGAGTTCAAACATCAGTGTTGTAAGTGTTCTTGGCGCCAAGGATGGTGGCGAGTTCCAGCTGCTGCAAGTAGCCAATCTGACCAGTGGCTATAACACGTTCAAAGTTTCCTTGGCCAATCTGAAGGATGCCGAAAAATATGTGCAGTTCCGCTTTTTGATTCGCTATATGAATCCTTGCACTTTAGATGAGAATGGCAATATCGTTGCGAAGGGCGACTTCGTGACAATGGACAATATCCGTGTGGTTGATCTTTATGATCATGACGTGGAGGTTGTTCTGGATGCACCTGCTTCAGTTGTGGCTGGTAATACTGCCAAGGTGAAGATGAACGTGAAGAACAACGCAGAGAATGCTGCCGCCGGTCTTACTCTGACACTTACTGCTGGTCAGAAAGAACTCCTTAGTAAGACCTTTGAGGCTCCTCTTGCTGCATTCTCTTCTGCTACTGTTGAGACGGTGTTCCCAACTTCTGTTTTCGATGAGGCTGGCGATGTAGTTCTCAAGGCTGAAGTAAGCTATGCTGATGATTTGAATCAGAATAACAATGTCGATGAGACTATTATCACTGTGGTTGATCCTGCCGTAGCTGCTCCTGCTGATCTGTTGGCGCAGCAGGTTAACGACAACACGGTGACATTATCGTGGTCAACTCCAATTAGCTCTGCTGATGTGATGACTGAGAGCTTTGAGGATGGTTTAGGTGGCTTCACCATGATTGATGCCGATGGTGACGGTTGTAACTGGACTCATCATGTTAATGTGGAAGGTCAGAGTGGTCACTTCTCAACGACGACCGGAAACGGTAGTGTTTATTCTGAGAGTTATAGCAACGACACCAATTCGGCTCTTACGCCCGATAACTGGCTCGTTACGCCTGCCGTTAAACTGACAGGCACGTTTAAGTTCTGGGCTTGTGGTCAGGATAAGAACTATGCTGACGAGCACTTCGCAGTGTTCGTTTCTACAACCAGTGCAACAGATCCTACGGCCTTTACTAAGGTTTCTAATGAGTTTGTTGCTACTTCTGCGATGAAGGAATATTCTGTGGATCTGAGTGCCTATAATGGTCAGGCCGGTTACATTGCTATCCGTCACTATAATGTCTCGGATAAGTTCTGTCTGGTTGTCGACGATGTCACCTATACACCTGCGGACTTCGCGCCTATCAGTTATAACATCTATGTGGATGCAGCTCAGGTTGCAAATGTCGCAGAGAACAGTGCTGATTTGAAGAACCTGATCTGTGGTAACCACGTATTCGCTGTAACCGCAGTCTATGCCAACGGAGTAGAGTCTAAGCCCGTTATGCAGACGCTCGATGTGGTGAATGCTATTAACGACATTGTGAGCAATGGCAAACCATTCACCATTTACACCGTAGATGGCAAACTCATCAATCGTCAGGCAGCAAATATGAAGGGTATATACATTGTTAATAGCAAGAAGGTGCTGACGAAATAG